From one Lolium rigidum isolate FL_2022 chromosome 4, APGP_CSIRO_Lrig_0.1, whole genome shotgun sequence genomic stretch:
- the LOC124707850 gene encoding putative serpin-Z12 has product MSPFWKTVLCLTLFAAWRSQSTQARGGPMLATAPPGGHSASMVGSDAGGEASSQLRLAREVGVRAAAGRRSNFIISPLSIHAALALVAAGTRGETRQELLGFLGSASLDELHGAAASELVGKLNGLTQTSFACGVWVDRAHVLQPEFMAAAGSRYGATAESVDFAMDAEKARQRVNGFVADATNKLIREVLPPGSVDSSTVVVLANALYFKGTWARPFDKSATFTAPFHTPDGTVVRVPFMTTGRFEFKQYVAVYPGFRALRLPYNIDGDHHAPPQAAFYMLLLLPDGATLSLADLYDNAVAAPEFIKSHTPADDVPVGRFMVPKFKFSFEFEASSDMRKLGVTRAFNGGDFSGMVSGGEGLSITGVYHKATIEVDELGTVAAAATAVSIPLSGSSRPPVDFVADRPFLFAIVEEKTSAVLFLGHVVNPLAE; this is encoded by the exons ATGTCTCCCTTTTGGAAGACCGTCCTCTGCCTGACACTGTTTGCCGCATGGCGATCGCAG TCGACGCAAGCACGCGGCGGCCCCATGCTTGCCACGGCGCCTCCGGGTGGCCACTCGGCGTCAATGGTAGGCAGCGACGCCGGCGGGGAGGCGTCGAGCCAGCTGCGTCTCGCCAGGGAGGTCGGCGTCCGGGCGGCAGCCGGCAGGAGGAGCAACTTCATCATCTCGCCGCTATCCATCCACGCGGCGCTCGCGCTGGTGGCCGCCGGCACGCGGGGCGAGACGCGCCAGGAGCTCCTGGGCTTCCTCGGGTCAGCGTCGCTCGACGAGCTGCACGGCGCGGCCGCGTCGGAGCTGGTAGGCAAGCTCAACGGCCTGACGCAGACGTCCTTCGCCTGTGGCGTGTGGGTCGACCGGGCGCACGTGCTGCAGCCGGagttcatggccgccgccgggtCGAGGTACGGTGCCACCGCGGAGTCCGTGGACTTCGCCATGGACGCCGAGAAGGCCAGGCAGCGAGTGAACGGCTTCGTGGCGGACGCGACCAACAAGCTCATCCGCGAAGTCCTCCCTCCGGGATCCGTTGACTCGTCCACGGTAGTCGTCCTCGCCAACGCGCTCTACTTCAAGGGGACCTGGGCCCGGCCGTTCGACAAGTCGGCGACCTTCACCGCGCCGTTCCATACCCCAGACGGCACCGTCGTGCGCGTGCCCTTCATGACGACGGGCCGGTTCGAGTTCAAGCAGTACGTCGCCGTCTACCCGGGCTTCAGAGCCCTCAGACTGCCCTACAACATCGACGGCGACCACCACGCGCCGCCGCAAGCTGCGTTCTACATGCTTCTCCTTCTCCCGGACGGCGCCACTCTCAGCCTCGCGGATCTCTACGACAATGCGGTCGCGGCGCCGGAGTTCATCAAGAGCCACACGCCGGCAGACGACGTCCCGGTCGGGCGGTTCATGGTCCCAAAGTTCAAGTTCTCCTTCGAGTTCGAGGCGTCCTCGGACATGCGCAAGCTTGGAGTCACCAGGGCTTTCAACGGCGGCGACTTCTCCGGCATGGTGAGCGGTGGGGAGGGGCTCTCCATCACGGGGGTGTACCATAAGGCCACCATCGAGGTGGACGAGCTGGGCACCGTCGCCGCTGCAGCAACGGCCGTGAGCATTCCTTTGAGTGGAAGCTCACGGCCTCCGGTCGACTTCGTTGCAGATCGGCCCTTCTTATTCGCCATTGTTGAGGAGAAAACCAGCGCGGTGCTGTTTCTTGGCCATGTGGTCAATCCTCTCGCTGAATGA